One region of Quercus lobata isolate SW786 chromosome 2, ValleyOak3.0 Primary Assembly, whole genome shotgun sequence genomic DNA includes:
- the LOC115975429 gene encoding probable magnesium transporter NIPA6 isoform X4: MAASSSSLVSVEASFFENLKGFILAVVSSAFIGSSFIVKKLGLQRAGASGTRARSGGYGYLKEPLWWIGMITMIVGELANFVAYMFAPAVLVTPLGALSIIVSAVLAHFFLKEKLQKMGILGCVLCIVGSTLIVLHAPSESSLTSVEEIWELATQPAFLLYLASAIAIVLVLFLYCEPRYGQTNIMVYIGICSIIGSLTVMSVKAVGIAIKLTIEGSSQAASFQTWVFVMVAITCIITQLNYLNKALDTFNTTVVSPIYYALFTSLTIFASAIMFKDWSGQSASSIVSVLCGFIVVLSGTLILHSTREKDPASVTDSLLTRE; this comes from the exons ATGGctgcatcatcatcatctttggTGAGCGTAGAAGCCTCCttttttgaaaatctcaaaGGATTTATTCTTGCTGTTGTTTCCAGTGCTTTTATTGGCTCCAGCTTCATTGTCAAGAAGTTGGGTCTCCAACGGGCTGGTGCATCTGGGACTCGAGCTC GTTCTGGTGGATACGGGTATCTTAAGGAGCCACTATGGTGGATTGGCATGATTACAA TGATCGTTGGCGAACTTGCGAATTTTGTTGCTTACATGTTTGCTCCTGCTGTGCTCGTCACGCCACTGGGAGCTTTGAGCATAATTGTTAG TGCTGTTCTAGCACACTTCTTTTTGAAGGAAAAGCTGCAGAAAATGGGTATATTGGGTTGTGTCTTGTGTATAGTGGGGTCTACATTGATTGTGCTTCATGCACCCAGTGAAAGTAGTCTGACTTCAGTGGAAGAAATTTGGGAATTAGCAACTCAACCAg cttttcttttgtatttggCCTCAGCAATAGCTATAGTTCTGGTGCTGTTCTTGTATTGTGAACCACGCTATGGGCAGACAAACATAATGGTCTATATTGGAATATGTTCCATTATTGGATCTTTGACG GTTATGAGTGTTAAGGCTGTTGGTATAGCAATAAAACTCACAATAGAGGGTTCAAGCCAGGCAGCTAGCTTCCAAACATGGGTTTTTGTAATGGTGGCAATTACATGTATTATCACTCAGCTGAATTATTTGAACAAG GCTTTGGACACATTCAACACAACAGTTGTTTCTCCAATCTATTATGCTTTGTTCACATCACTCACAATTTTTGCCAGTGCCATAATGTTCAAG GATTGGTCTGGTCAGAGTGCTAGCAGTATTGTGTCAGTGCTTTGTGGGTTCATAGTTGTGCTTTCTGGAACTTTGATATTGCATAGTACAAGAGAAAAGGATCCAGCTTCTGTTACAG ATTCCCTTTTAACACGCGAATGA
- the LOC115975429 gene encoding probable magnesium transporter NIPA6 isoform X1: MAASSSSLVSVEASFFENLKGFILAVVSSAFIGSSFIVKKLGLQRAGASGTRARSGGYGYLKEPLWWIGMITMIVGELANFVAYMFAPAVLVTPLGALSIIVSAVLAHFFLKEKLQKMGILGCVLCIVGSTLIVLHAPSESSLTSVEEIWELATQPAFLLYLASAIAIVLVLFLYCEPRYGQTNIMVYIGICSIIGSLTVMSVKAVGIAIKLTIEGSSQAASFQTWVFVMVAITCIITQLNYLNKALDTFNTTVVSPIYYALFTSLTIFASAIMFKDWSGQSASSIVSVLCGFIVVLSGTLILHSTREKDPASVTDIYSSLSPQVSWLVHGNGEPWKHNADDEPCLDFDAILKQDHFK; the protein is encoded by the exons ATGGctgcatcatcatcatctttggTGAGCGTAGAAGCCTCCttttttgaaaatctcaaaGGATTTATTCTTGCTGTTGTTTCCAGTGCTTTTATTGGCTCCAGCTTCATTGTCAAGAAGTTGGGTCTCCAACGGGCTGGTGCATCTGGGACTCGAGCTC GTTCTGGTGGATACGGGTATCTTAAGGAGCCACTATGGTGGATTGGCATGATTACAA TGATCGTTGGCGAACTTGCGAATTTTGTTGCTTACATGTTTGCTCCTGCTGTGCTCGTCACGCCACTGGGAGCTTTGAGCATAATTGTTAG TGCTGTTCTAGCACACTTCTTTTTGAAGGAAAAGCTGCAGAAAATGGGTATATTGGGTTGTGTCTTGTGTATAGTGGGGTCTACATTGATTGTGCTTCATGCACCCAGTGAAAGTAGTCTGACTTCAGTGGAAGAAATTTGGGAATTAGCAACTCAACCAg cttttcttttgtatttggCCTCAGCAATAGCTATAGTTCTGGTGCTGTTCTTGTATTGTGAACCACGCTATGGGCAGACAAACATAATGGTCTATATTGGAATATGTTCCATTATTGGATCTTTGACG GTTATGAGTGTTAAGGCTGTTGGTATAGCAATAAAACTCACAATAGAGGGTTCAAGCCAGGCAGCTAGCTTCCAAACATGGGTTTTTGTAATGGTGGCAATTACATGTATTATCACTCAGCTGAATTATTTGAACAAG GCTTTGGACACATTCAACACAACAGTTGTTTCTCCAATCTATTATGCTTTGTTCACATCACTCACAATTTTTGCCAGTGCCATAATGTTCAAG GATTGGTCTGGTCAGAGTGCTAGCAGTATTGTGTCAGTGCTTTGTGGGTTCATAGTTGTGCTTTCTGGAACTTTGATATTGCATAGTACAAGAGAAAAGGATCCAGCTTCTGTTACAG ATATCTATTCATCCTTGTCTCCTCAAGTATCATGGCTTGTCCATGGAAATGGTGAACCTTGGAAGCATAATGCTGATGATGAACCATgccttgattttgatgcaattCTTAAACAAGACCATTTCAAATAA
- the LOC115975429 gene encoding probable magnesium transporter NIPA6 isoform X3, whose product MAASSSSLVSVEASFFENLKGFILAVVSSAFIGSSFIVKKLGLQRAGASGTRARSGGYGYLKEPLWWIGMITMIVGELANFVAYMFAPAVLVTPLGALSIIVSAVLAHFFLKEKLQKMGILGCVLCIVGSTLIVLHAPSESSLTSVEEIWELATQPAFLLYLASAIAIVLVLFLYCEPRYGQTNIMVYIGICSIIGSLTVMSVKAVGIAIKLTIEGSSQAASFQTWVFVMVAITCIITQLNYLNKALDTFNTTVVSPIYYALFTSLTIFASAIMFKDWSGQSASSIVSVLCGFIVVLSGTLILHSTREKDPASVTDVIPLVASASQR is encoded by the exons ATGGctgcatcatcatcatctttggTGAGCGTAGAAGCCTCCttttttgaaaatctcaaaGGATTTATTCTTGCTGTTGTTTCCAGTGCTTTTATTGGCTCCAGCTTCATTGTCAAGAAGTTGGGTCTCCAACGGGCTGGTGCATCTGGGACTCGAGCTC GTTCTGGTGGATACGGGTATCTTAAGGAGCCACTATGGTGGATTGGCATGATTACAA TGATCGTTGGCGAACTTGCGAATTTTGTTGCTTACATGTTTGCTCCTGCTGTGCTCGTCACGCCACTGGGAGCTTTGAGCATAATTGTTAG TGCTGTTCTAGCACACTTCTTTTTGAAGGAAAAGCTGCAGAAAATGGGTATATTGGGTTGTGTCTTGTGTATAGTGGGGTCTACATTGATTGTGCTTCATGCACCCAGTGAAAGTAGTCTGACTTCAGTGGAAGAAATTTGGGAATTAGCAACTCAACCAg cttttcttttgtatttggCCTCAGCAATAGCTATAGTTCTGGTGCTGTTCTTGTATTGTGAACCACGCTATGGGCAGACAAACATAATGGTCTATATTGGAATATGTTCCATTATTGGATCTTTGACG GTTATGAGTGTTAAGGCTGTTGGTATAGCAATAAAACTCACAATAGAGGGTTCAAGCCAGGCAGCTAGCTTCCAAACATGGGTTTTTGTAATGGTGGCAATTACATGTATTATCACTCAGCTGAATTATTTGAACAAG GCTTTGGACACATTCAACACAACAGTTGTTTCTCCAATCTATTATGCTTTGTTCACATCACTCACAATTTTTGCCAGTGCCATAATGTTCAAG GATTGGTCTGGTCAGAGTGCTAGCAGTATTGTGTCAGTGCTTTGTGGGTTCATAGTTGTGCTTTCTGGAACTTTGATATTGCATAGTACAAGAGAAAAGGATCCAGCTTCTGTTACAG ATGTGATTCCATTGGTAGCTTCAGCCTCTCAACGGTAG
- the LOC115975429 gene encoding probable magnesium transporter NIPA6 isoform X5, with product MAASSSSLVSVEASFFENLKGFILAVVSSAFIGSSFIVKKLGLQRAGASGTRARSGGYGYLKEPLWWIGMITMIVGELANFVAYMFAPAVLVTPLGALSIIVSAVLAHFFLKEKLQKMGILGCVLCIVGSTLIVLHAPSESSLTSVEEIWELATQPAFLLYLASAIAIVLVLFLYCEPRYGQTNIMVYIGICSIIGSLTVMSVKAVGIAIKLTIEGSSQAASFQTWVFVMVAITCIITQLNYLNKP from the exons ATGGctgcatcatcatcatctttggTGAGCGTAGAAGCCTCCttttttgaaaatctcaaaGGATTTATTCTTGCTGTTGTTTCCAGTGCTTTTATTGGCTCCAGCTTCATTGTCAAGAAGTTGGGTCTCCAACGGGCTGGTGCATCTGGGACTCGAGCTC GTTCTGGTGGATACGGGTATCTTAAGGAGCCACTATGGTGGATTGGCATGATTACAA TGATCGTTGGCGAACTTGCGAATTTTGTTGCTTACATGTTTGCTCCTGCTGTGCTCGTCACGCCACTGGGAGCTTTGAGCATAATTGTTAG TGCTGTTCTAGCACACTTCTTTTTGAAGGAAAAGCTGCAGAAAATGGGTATATTGGGTTGTGTCTTGTGTATAGTGGGGTCTACATTGATTGTGCTTCATGCACCCAGTGAAAGTAGTCTGACTTCAGTGGAAGAAATTTGGGAATTAGCAACTCAACCAg cttttcttttgtatttggCCTCAGCAATAGCTATAGTTCTGGTGCTGTTCTTGTATTGTGAACCACGCTATGGGCAGACAAACATAATGGTCTATATTGGAATATGTTCCATTATTGGATCTTTGACG GTTATGAGTGTTAAGGCTGTTGGTATAGCAATAAAACTCACAATAGAGGGTTCAAGCCAGGCAGCTAGCTTCCAAACATGGGTTTTTGTAATGGTGGCAATTACATGTATTATCACTCAGCTGAATTATTTGAACAAG CCTTGA
- the LOC115975429 gene encoding probable magnesium transporter NIPA6 isoform X2 — MAASSSSLVSVEASFFENLKGFILAVVSSAFIGSSFIVKKLGLQRAGASGTRARSGGYGYLKEPLWWIGMITMIVGELANFVAYMFAPAVLVTPLGALSIIVSAVLAHFFLKEKLQKMGILGCVLCIVGSTLIVLHAPSESSLTSVEEIWELATQPAFLLYLASAIAIVLVLFLYCEPRYGQTNIMVYIGICSIIGSLTVMSVKAVGIAIKLTIEGSSQAASFQTWVFVMVAITCIITQLNYLNKALDTFNTTVVSPIYYALFTSLTIFASAIMFKDWSGQSASSIVSVLCGFIVVLSGTLILHSTREKDPASVTGFASYHPIKQLELVQHVNDHTPHLSTKLSLSN, encoded by the exons ATGGctgcatcatcatcatctttggTGAGCGTAGAAGCCTCCttttttgaaaatctcaaaGGATTTATTCTTGCTGTTGTTTCCAGTGCTTTTATTGGCTCCAGCTTCATTGTCAAGAAGTTGGGTCTCCAACGGGCTGGTGCATCTGGGACTCGAGCTC GTTCTGGTGGATACGGGTATCTTAAGGAGCCACTATGGTGGATTGGCATGATTACAA TGATCGTTGGCGAACTTGCGAATTTTGTTGCTTACATGTTTGCTCCTGCTGTGCTCGTCACGCCACTGGGAGCTTTGAGCATAATTGTTAG TGCTGTTCTAGCACACTTCTTTTTGAAGGAAAAGCTGCAGAAAATGGGTATATTGGGTTGTGTCTTGTGTATAGTGGGGTCTACATTGATTGTGCTTCATGCACCCAGTGAAAGTAGTCTGACTTCAGTGGAAGAAATTTGGGAATTAGCAACTCAACCAg cttttcttttgtatttggCCTCAGCAATAGCTATAGTTCTGGTGCTGTTCTTGTATTGTGAACCACGCTATGGGCAGACAAACATAATGGTCTATATTGGAATATGTTCCATTATTGGATCTTTGACG GTTATGAGTGTTAAGGCTGTTGGTATAGCAATAAAACTCACAATAGAGGGTTCAAGCCAGGCAGCTAGCTTCCAAACATGGGTTTTTGTAATGGTGGCAATTACATGTATTATCACTCAGCTGAATTATTTGAACAAG GCTTTGGACACATTCAACACAACAGTTGTTTCTCCAATCTATTATGCTTTGTTCACATCACTCACAATTTTTGCCAGTGCCATAATGTTCAAG GATTGGTCTGGTCAGAGTGCTAGCAGTATTGTGTCAGTGCTTTGTGGGTTCATAGTTGTGCTTTCTGGAACTTTGATATTGCATAGTACAAGAGAAAAGGATCCAGCTTCTGTTACAG gttttgCTTCATATCATCCCATCAAACAATTGGAGCTTGTCCAGCACGTCAATGATCATACTCCACACCTGTCCACCAAATTGAGTTTGTCCAACTAG